A single genomic interval of Natronincola ferrireducens harbors:
- a CDS encoding ABC transporter ATP-binding protein: MKELLKVADISKSFYIRQEKQILKNVNMSLFEGIATGLLGETGSGKTTLARLIVGLETPNRGEILFKNKKMPNLRRRKFSDCVDIQYIFQDPYSALESEATVEEVLIEPLKLCKKYNFSSVLTPDKALEVVGIKNYSQWYHRRVHTLSGGQRQKICIARAIIPRPRLLIADESTSMLDDESSDEILEIIGKIKKQFNMALLIITHQLKIIERICDRIYILHNGEIIEQGKAETVLNFPEEVYTKQLLECMNLFRGVKNE, encoded by the coding sequence ATGAAGGAATTATTAAAGGTTGCTGATATCTCTAAAAGCTTTTATATAAGACAAGAAAAACAAATATTGAAAAATGTAAATATGTCTTTGTTCGAGGGAATTGCCACAGGCCTATTAGGAGAAACTGGAAGTGGAAAAACTACACTTGCAAGGCTTATTGTAGGGTTGGAAACACCCAATAGAGGAGAAATCCTTTTTAAGAATAAGAAAATGCCTAATTTAAGAAGGAGGAAATTTTCAGATTGTGTAGATATTCAATACATTTTTCAAGATCCATATAGTGCCCTTGAAAGTGAAGCTACTGTTGAAGAGGTGCTTATTGAACCCTTAAAATTATGTAAAAAATACAATTTTTCATCAGTACTTACTCCCGACAAGGCATTAGAGGTAGTGGGTATTAAAAATTATTCTCAGTGGTATCATAGAAGGGTGCATACTTTAAGTGGAGGTCAACGACAAAAGATATGCATTGCAAGAGCTATTATTCCAAGGCCAAGACTGCTGATTGCAGATGAGAGCACATCGATGTTAGACGATGAATCTTCTGATGAGATACTAGAAATTATAGGAAAGATAAAAAAACAATTTAATATGGCACTATTAATTATCACCCATCAGTTAAAAATCATAGAAAGAATATGTGATAGGATTTACATATTGCATAATGGAGAGATTATTGAACAGGGTAAAGCTGAGACAGTATTGAATTTTCCAGAAGAGGTGTATACGAAGCAGCTATTAGAATGTATGAATTTATTTCGGGGGGTAAAAAATGAATAG
- a CDS encoding ATP-binding cassette domain-containing protein, with amino-acid sequence MSVLEVKGLTISYKADTTCYRYPELKLNEGECLVIMGKTGTGKTTLLNALFGLAFPGNIIYEKANLLGDDIVKAKKNMYNFISYMPQFSQSALNPCLTIRRHIEDVEKSCPSPTNNNYIQMLEELKLEADVLDKFPHQLSGGMKQRIVMLLALLKKPKLLVLDEPSTAIDAITLKIILNMLQEKKKEGIAMLMVSHDLGFVVHLADNILKLDEGDHHEGIIKGC; translated from the coding sequence GTGTCAGTATTGGAAGTGAAGGGCCTTACCATATCCTATAAAGCAGATACGACATGCTATAGATATCCAGAGTTAAAACTAAATGAAGGTGAATGCTTAGTTATTATGGGAAAAACCGGTACTGGAAAAACAACATTATTAAATGCCCTATTTGGGTTAGCGTTTCCTGGTAACATTATATATGAGAAGGCTAATCTACTTGGGGATGATATTGTAAAGGCTAAAAAAAATATGTACAATTTTATATCCTATATGCCACAATTTTCACAAAGTGCACTTAATCCTTGTCTTACCATCAGAAGACATATTGAGGATGTTGAGAAAAGCTGTCCATCCCCAACCAATAATAACTATATTCAGATGTTAGAAGAATTGAAGCTAGAGGCGGATGTTTTAGATAAATTTCCTCATCAGTTAAGTGGTGGGATGAAGCAAAGAATTGTAATGCTATTAGCTTTATTAAAAAAGCCAAAGCTCCTGGTCTTGGATGAACCCTCTACTGCTATTGATGCCATTACATTAAAAATAATACTAAATATGCTACAGGAAAAGAAAAAGGAAGGTATTGCAATGCTAATGGTTTCCCATGACTTAGGATTTGTTGTTCACCTAGCGGATAATATATTGAAATTAGATGAAGGAGATCATCATGAAGGAATTATTAAAGGTTGCTGA